A stretch of the Bacillus sp. FJAT-18017 genome encodes the following:
- a CDS encoding helix-turn-helix transcriptional regulator yields MSKRQKDIIEIVKNSGPITGKQIADKLSLSRAALRPDLAILTMAGNLEARPRVGYFLNSETPDSGVIRKQISQKVSDYKAHPIVIQKSASVYDAIVQLFLEDVGTLYVVDEDNHLTGVISRKDLLRASIGNRSPEELPVSIIMTRMPNVVTIQPDETLIEAARKMITYQIDSLPVVKVSDVDIATYTVIGRITKTTITKAFLELSGQ; encoded by the coding sequence CTGTCCAAACGGCAGAAGGATATCATCGAAATTGTTAAGAATTCAGGGCCTATCACTGGCAAGCAAATTGCTGACAAGCTTTCATTGTCCCGTGCAGCTCTAAGGCCGGACCTTGCTATTCTTACAATGGCAGGAAACCTGGAAGCACGCCCGAGGGTTGGCTATTTTCTTAACAGTGAAACACCAGACAGTGGGGTAATTCGAAAACAAATTTCCCAAAAGGTATCGGATTATAAGGCACATCCAATTGTGATTCAAAAATCGGCCTCGGTCTATGACGCAATCGTCCAGCTGTTCCTGGAGGATGTGGGGACTTTATACGTTGTGGATGAAGATAATCATTTAACGGGTGTCATTTCCAGAAAGGACTTGCTGAGAGCTTCAATTGGAAATCGGAGCCCGGAAGAATTGCCTGTAAGCATTATCATGACGAGGATGCCCAATGTTGTCACCATACAACCGGACGAAACCTTAATTGAAGCCGCAAGAAAAATGATTACCTATCAAATTGACTCCCTTCCTGTTGTAAAAGTATCTGATGTTGATATAGCTACATATACGGTAATTGGAAGGATTACAAAAACCACCATAACAAAAGCATTCCTGGAACTGTCCGGGCAATAA
- a CDS encoding pyruvate, water dikinase regulatory protein, which yields MAEKEAVYVISDSVGETAEFVVKAVATQFNGGYVDIRRHSYVEDFEDLEDVIMLAKKGNSIIAYTLVIENMKDYLDKRAAEEGIMAIDLLNPLMEAFTKKFNKEPQHQPRLMRKLDDDYFRKVEAIEFAVKYDDGRDSRGISKADIVLIGVSRTSKTPLSMYLAHHRYKVANVPLVPEVPPPDEIYSLPKGKCVGLIITPDKLNSIRKERLKALGLTSSANYASFERILEELDYAERIMKRVGCPIINVSNKAIEETASLIIDVLKKERSTRR from the coding sequence TTGGCAGAAAAGGAAGCGGTATATGTCATTTCCGACTCGGTAGGTGAAACAGCTGAGTTCGTTGTAAAGGCGGTAGCAACCCAATTCAATGGCGGATACGTCGACATTCGAAGACATTCTTATGTTGAAGACTTCGAGGACCTGGAGGACGTCATCATGCTTGCCAAAAAGGGGAATTCAATCATAGCCTACACACTTGTCATCGAGAACATGAAAGATTATCTCGACAAGAGAGCCGCAGAAGAAGGTATCATGGCAATTGATTTGTTGAACCCACTCATGGAGGCTTTTACTAAAAAGTTTAACAAGGAGCCCCAGCATCAGCCAAGGCTAATGAGAAAGCTTGATGATGATTACTTCCGCAAGGTGGAAGCAATCGAATTCGCTGTTAAATACGATGATGGCCGTGACTCAAGGGGAATATCAAAGGCTGATATTGTATTAATTGGTGTTTCAAGAACATCCAAAACACCGTTATCGATGTATCTGGCTCATCATAGATACAAAGTCGCAAATGTACCGCTAGTCCCGGAAGTACCACCGCCAGATGAAATTTACAGCTTGCCAAAGGGGAAGTGTGTTGGGTTAATCATTACCCCCGACAAGCTGAATTCGATAAGGAAAGAACGCCTGAAGGCACTTGGGCTGACTTCCTCGGCCAATTATGCAAGCTTTGAGAGAATTCTGGAGGAGCTTGATTACGCTGAACGGATCATGAAGCGGGTAGGCTGCCCAATCATCAATGTTTCCAATAAAGCGATAGAGGAAACTGCAAGCCTGATTATTGATGTCTTGAAAAAAGAGAGGAGCACGAGACGATGA
- the ppdK gene encoding pyruvate, phosphate dikinase, with amino-acid sequence MTKYVFQFDEGNSQMKDLLGGKGANLAEMTNISLPVPFGFTISTEACNAYYKAGEAIPAEVTSQVLEALQSLESKMGKKLGDPANPLLVSVRSGSVFSMPGMMDTILNLGLNAETAEGMARLTNNPRFVYDSYRRFIQMFSDVVLEVDVFFFEQFLEEVRESKGYSSDPEMKAEDWLEVIEGYKAIVQKHTRKPFPEDPREQLFLSINAVFNSWNNQRAIVYRRLNKIPDHLGTAVNIQSMVFGNMGDDSGTGVAFTRNPSTGEATLYGEYLINAQGEDVVAGIRTPLPISTLKEEMPDVYRQFADTCEKLEKHYQDMQDIEFTVERGKLYILQTRTGKRTAQAAIRTAVEMVEEGLITKQEAILRVDPDQLNQLLHRRIDDKFERIRLAKGLPASPGAATGIVVFDADEAESYAKEGKKPILVRPETTPDDIHGIIAAEAVVTSRGGMTSHAAVVARGMGKACICGCEAMKIDLREKKFYVGDTVVNHRDIITIDGGTGEIMLGEIPMIEPELSDEFQLLLAWADQEREIGVRANADNPVDARKALEFGAGGIGLCRTEHMFMDPERHPIVREMILADDYEDRISALEKLLPMQQSDFEGIFEVMKDLPVTIRLLDPPLHEFLPDKEELLVEITKLQILNPEAPELKEKELLLKKVRQLDEFNPMLGHRGCRLGMIHPEIYSMQAKAIFYAAAQVAEKGIEVKPEIMIPLVGHINELKEMRKLVIEAAEQIQQETGRDFDYTIGTMIEIPRAALTADEIAQEADFFSFGTNDLTQTTFGYSRDDAEGKFLQAYIEQKVLPENPFAVLDQDGVGKLVEMGVKLGRTAKPTLKTGICGEHGGEKNSIDFCYRTGLDYVSCSPFRVPLARLAAAQATIRHGKTNKAAVVNV; translated from the coding sequence ATGACAAAGTATGTTTTTCAGTTCGATGAAGGAAATAGCCAGATGAAGGACCTGCTGGGCGGAAAGGGTGCAAACCTGGCTGAAATGACCAACATTAGCCTTCCGGTACCATTTGGTTTTACTATCTCCACAGAAGCGTGTAATGCCTATTACAAAGCGGGTGAGGCTATTCCAGCAGAAGTAACCTCGCAGGTACTGGAAGCACTCCAAAGTCTTGAATCTAAAATGGGGAAAAAACTTGGCGACCCTGCTAATCCGCTGCTTGTCTCGGTCCGTTCCGGGTCGGTCTTTTCCATGCCAGGCATGATGGATACAATCCTTAACCTGGGCCTGAATGCTGAAACAGCTGAAGGTATGGCGAGGCTTACCAATAATCCACGATTTGTATATGATTCATATAGAAGATTCATTCAAATGTTCAGCGATGTAGTCCTTGAAGTAGATGTGTTTTTCTTTGAACAATTTCTTGAGGAAGTAAGGGAGAGCAAAGGCTATTCTTCAGATCCCGAGATGAAGGCGGAAGATTGGCTCGAAGTCATCGAGGGCTATAAGGCAATTGTCCAAAAACATACGAGGAAGCCTTTCCCTGAAGATCCAAGGGAGCAGCTATTCCTTTCAATCAACGCTGTTTTCAATTCATGGAACAACCAGAGGGCAATTGTATACAGGCGCCTGAATAAAATCCCTGACCATTTGGGGACAGCTGTAAATATTCAAAGTATGGTTTTCGGCAATATGGGCGATGACTCCGGAACTGGGGTGGCATTTACCAGAAACCCTTCCACAGGTGAAGCGACCCTTTATGGCGAATATCTTATTAATGCCCAGGGTGAAGATGTGGTGGCGGGAATTCGTACGCCTTTGCCAATCTCTACCTTAAAAGAGGAAATGCCTGATGTATACAGGCAGTTTGCCGACACATGTGAAAAGCTTGAAAAGCATTACCAGGATATGCAGGATATTGAATTCACTGTAGAACGCGGCAAGCTGTATATTCTTCAGACGAGGACTGGAAAAAGGACAGCCCAGGCAGCCATCCGAACTGCGGTCGAGATGGTTGAAGAAGGCCTTATTACAAAGCAGGAAGCCATTCTTCGTGTAGACCCTGACCAATTGAACCAGCTTTTGCACAGAAGGATTGATGATAAATTCGAACGTATCCGTCTGGCCAAGGGATTGCCTGCTTCTCCGGGGGCAGCGACTGGTATAGTTGTTTTTGATGCTGATGAGGCAGAAAGCTATGCGAAGGAAGGAAAGAAACCGATCCTGGTCCGGCCTGAAACAACTCCGGACGATATCCACGGCATCATTGCAGCCGAAGCTGTAGTAACGAGCCGTGGAGGCATGACGAGCCATGCCGCCGTTGTTGCCCGTGGTATGGGCAAGGCTTGTATATGTGGGTGCGAAGCTATGAAAATTGACCTAAGGGAAAAGAAGTTCTATGTCGGCGATACGGTTGTCAATCATAGGGATATCATTACAATTGACGGCGGAACTGGTGAAATTATGCTTGGGGAAATCCCGATGATCGAACCAGAGCTCTCAGATGAGTTTCAGCTGCTGCTTGCATGGGCTGACCAGGAAAGGGAAATTGGAGTCAGGGCAAATGCAGATAATCCTGTAGATGCGAGAAAAGCACTTGAATTTGGAGCGGGCGGAATTGGATTATGCCGGACTGAGCATATGTTTATGGATCCGGAAAGGCATCCGATTGTTCGGGAAATGATTCTTGCCGATGATTACGAGGATCGCATCTCTGCCCTTGAGAAGCTTCTTCCAATGCAGCAGAGTGATTTTGAGGGGATTTTTGAAGTGATGAAAGATCTCCCAGTAACAATTAGGCTGCTTGACCCTCCACTTCATGAATTCCTTCCTGATAAGGAAGAATTATTAGTGGAGATAACCAAACTTCAAATCCTCAATCCAGAAGCGCCTGAACTAAAGGAAAAGGAACTTCTATTGAAAAAGGTACGCCAGCTCGATGAATTTAATCCAATGCTTGGCCACAGGGGCTGCCGTCTTGGTATGATCCATCCTGAAATTTACTCAATGCAGGCAAAAGCAATCTTTTATGCTGCAGCACAGGTTGCTGAAAAGGGCATTGAAGTTAAGCCGGAAATCATGATCCCGCTAGTGGGGCATATAAATGAGCTTAAAGAAATGCGGAAACTTGTCATCGAAGCGGCAGAACAAATCCAGCAGGAAACAGGCAGGGATTTTGATTACACCATCGGAACAATGATTGAGATCCCAAGGGCTGCCCTTACCGCCGATGAAATTGCTCAGGAAGCCGACTTCTTCTCGTTTGGTACGAATGACCTTACCCAAACGACATTTGGTTACAGCCGTGATGATGCAGAAGGTAAGTTCCTCCAGGCATATATTGAGCAGAAAGTGCTTCCGGAAAATCCTTTCGCTGTGCTGGACCAGGATGGTGTCGGCAAGCTTGTTGAGATGGGTGTAAAGCTTGGCCGTACTGCAAAGCCAACGCTTAAAACCGGGATTTGCGGCGAACATGGCGGCGAAAAGAATTCAATTGATTTCTGTTATAGAACGGGCCTGGACTATGTGAGCTGCTCTCCATTCCGAGTGCCTTTGGCTAGGCTGGCAGCTGCCCAGGCTACCATTCGCCATGGTAAAACCAACAAAGCTGCCGTTGTCAATGTATAA
- a CDS encoding TerC family protein, with protein MEILSMEFLTALLSIIMIDLVLAGDNAIVIGLAARNLPKHQQKKVIIWGTVGAIAIRALATVIVVWLLQIPGLLVIGGVLLIWIAYKLLVEEKGHDVQAGESFWAAIRTIIIADALMGLDNVLAVAGAAHGNYLLVILGLLISVPIVVYGSTLILKWVDRFPIIITIGAAILAWTASKMIVDEPFLADFFVNPVIKYGFELLVVVAVVAAGTMKKNKNEKVHEAS; from the coding sequence GTGGAAATTTTATCAATGGAATTTTTGACAGCACTGTTGTCAATCATCATGATTGACTTGGTGCTTGCAGGTGACAATGCAATTGTCATCGGGCTTGCGGCAAGGAATTTGCCTAAGCATCAGCAAAAGAAAGTTATTATCTGGGGTACTGTCGGTGCAATTGCTATCCGAGCCCTAGCAACTGTAATCGTGGTATGGCTTCTGCAAATCCCGGGCCTTCTTGTTATTGGCGGCGTCCTTCTAATCTGGATCGCCTACAAGCTGCTCGTTGAAGAAAAAGGCCATGACGTTCAGGCTGGCGAAAGCTTCTGGGCGGCAATTCGAACTATCATCATTGCGGACGCATTGATGGGTCTGGATAACGTCCTTGCAGTCGCGGGTGCGGCGCATGGAAATTACCTGCTCGTCATTCTCGGATTGCTTATTTCAGTTCCGATTGTCGTTTACGGAAGCACGCTTATCCTAAAATGGGTTGACAGATTCCCAATCATTATTACGATTGGTGCTGCGATTCTTGCATGGACAGCTTCAAAGATGATTGTTGACGAACCTTTCCTTGCAGACTTCTTTGTAAATCCTGTTATTAAATATGGATTTGAGCTGCTTGTTGTCGTAGCTGTTGTAGCTGCTGGAACGATGAAAAAGAACAAAAACGAGAAGGTGCACGAGGCATCCTAA